GGATTCAGAAGAGGGTGGGTCACGCCTGCTGTGCGTTGTTTGGCGCAGACGGATCCGGTCGTCCGAACAGGCCGGCGAGCTCTTCGGCGCCTTCACGATCAGCAATCGCGAGCACCTCATCCCCAACCTCAAATTGGGTATCCCCGCGCGGAATGAGGATCTGCCCGTGCCGGATGATGGTGGCGATCACCGAATTCGGCGGTAGGCGCAGGTCCTTGATCGCGATGCCCAGGGCGCGAGCTCCCGGGGGGATCTTCTCCTCTACCAGGGAGTAGCGGCCCCTCCGCAATTTGAGCAGTGTCATCATATCGCCGAGCGACATCTCTTCTTCGATCAGGCTGCTGAAGATCTGTGCCTGGTTGAGGGCCACGTCCACGTGGAACTTCTCGTCGAAGAGCCAGGCGGCGCGGGGATTATTGACCCAGGCGATAATACGGGGCACGTTGTAGCGGGTGCGGGCAAAGAAACAGAGCGCGAGATTGTCTTCATCGACAGAGGTACACGCAGCCAACACCTTCGCCTGACGGATGCCGGCCTGTTCCAATGCCTGCGGATCGATGGGATTGCCTTCGTAGATCACCTCGGTAGGTAGTTCGTGGTGCAGGCGCGCCAGTACGTCGCGTCGATGCTCGAGCACTCGGACCTCGTGCTGGCGAGTCAGCAGGAGGGTGGCCAGGTGCGTTGCGGTTCGGCCTCCACCCGCGATCAGAACAAACATGTCACCTCCCTTGTGACGCCTTCAGCCGCTCACGCAACGTTTCGATACCCTCCATAGTGGAACTCAGGTGCAGGATATCGCCCACCTCCAGGCGTTCCTCTGAGGAGGGGAGGATGGCCTTGCCTGCCCTGGTCAGCGCCACCGCCAGACACTGGCCTGCGTGGAGGAGATCCTGGAGAGTATGGCCGTGCCAGGTCTCAGATACCGAGAGTTCATAGATCTCGACTTCGCCATTGCCGGCCGAGAACACGCATTTGGCGAAGGTGGGGTAGAGTAGCTCCTCGATGCGCTGAGCGCCCCAACTGGTCGAACTGACGACCTGCAAACCAAAGGCCTCGTGCAAGGCTCGCCAGCGCGGATGATAATTGCGGACGACGACCTGGGGCACATGGTAGACGGTCTTTGCCACGTGGGCGACAACGACGTTCAGTGAGTCGGAATTGGTCACAGCGGCCAGGCCATCAGCCTGCTCGATGCCGGCCCTGCGGAGTATATCACTGGCCAGCGCCTCGCCTTCCACTGTACGTCCGCGAAAGTCTGTGGGCAGGCTATTAAAAGCGGCGGCCACCTGGTCGATCACCGCCACCTGGTGCCCCTTCTGGAATAGCCGATAGGCCAGCTCTGTACCTACTCGCCCACACCCCACGATAATGAAATTCATAGCGTGTTCCTTAGAAAATGTCTATTTGGTCTATCTCGCCTGTTCCGTCGTTTGGTTTAGACCAAATAGATCAGACAGACCAAAAACAGACCCAGGATTCCCAAGTATTGGCTTTTCGCGCGCCATTACTCGATTTGATAGGGCACATCAGTAATGACAATCCCCGGCTTGAACAACAGCATCACTCGCAGCAGCATCGCCGTCTGGGTGTGTAGGAGGTTGTGCCACCAGTGGCGGGGGACAAACTGCGGCACGATGATGGTGATGATCTCGTTCGGCTGGCGCCGCACGGCAATCTCCTCGATATACCCCAATAAGGGTTCCAGGAATAACCGGTAGGGAGAATCAAGCACGACCAGGCGGATTCCATCGCCCCACGATTCCCATTTCCGGTTCAGCGTCTCGGCTTCGACGGGATCGGTGCAGATATGCACGGCCGTGATGTCGTTGGATAGCGTGCGGGCGTAGCGGAGTGCCGCCAGCGTACCGCGATGGACGCCACTGACCGCCAGAATCACACGCTGACGCGAGATTCGAGGCGGCCCACCGTACTGTTCCAGTGAAAGGTGGGCGGCGAGATCGCGGTAATGGCGATGGATGGCCGTGAATAGGGCGACAAGAATGGGGATCAGAATGATTACGATCCATGCGCCATCCTGCAACTTGGTGACGGTAAAGATCAGCATGACCCCAGCCGTACAGAGTGCGCCAAAGCCGTTAATCGCCATCTTCGCCACCCATCTGGGTTCGTGGCGGACGACTGAACCATGCTCCTGAGCTTCCTGTCCTGGCGCCAGATGTCCGGCCTTCCACCAGCGGTGCGCCATGCCGGCCTGGGCAAGTGTGAAGGAGAGGAAGACGCCGATAGCATAGAGCGGGATCAGTGCGTTGACGCTGGCCTGAAACAGCCAGATCAGGAGTGAGGCAATGAGGGCCAGCGCCACAATGCCGCGCGAGTAGACCAGGCGGCTTCCCCGGTACGTGAGCGGCCGAGGCAAAAAGCCATCTGCCGCCAGCAGAGCGCTTAACCGCGGAAAGCCGGCATAGGCCGTATTGGCAGCCATGATCAGGATAAGGGTAGTGGCGGCGATGACGGCCAGGTACAGCAGACCTCGACCCTCATAGGCCGTCCGCGCCAGTTGCGAGATCACCGTTTCTGTCTCCGAAGGTGTCGCACCCATTTTTCCGGCCAGGAAGGTCACGCCCAGGAACAGTGCGCCAAGAATGGCGGACATCCAGATCAGCGTGATGCCCGCATTGCGGCTGCGCGGCTCCTTAAACGCAGGGACCCCGTTCGAGATGGCCTCCACCCCGGTAAGGGCGGTCGTGCCATTGGAAAAGGCATGGAGAATCAGGAAGAGTGAGATCGATTGCGCAATATGCTCCCTTCCCGGCGGCGGGTTCACGACGGTATGGAGACTTCCCATCAGGTACTGACTGAGACCGCTGCCTACGGTCAGAAGCATCATAGCCAGGAAGAAATAGCTGGGAATGGCGAGAATCGTGCCGGATTCTTTCACTCCGCGCAGGTTGACGATCATCATGATCAGCACCATCCCGATGGCTAACGGCACTCGGTAGGGAAAGAGGGACGGATACGCTGAGGCCAGTTGGGCCACCCCCGAAGCGACTGACACGGCTACAGTCAGGATATAGTCGGTGAGCAGCGACGCGCCGGCTATCTGGGCGGGGAGTTTTCCCAGGTTGTCACGGGCTACAATATAGGCGCCGCCGCCTCCTGGATAGGCATGGATCGTCTGCAAATACGAGAGCGTGACAATGGCCAACAGTACCACGATGGCCAGCGAAATCGGAAGGGCATAGACGAATGCTGCAGCTCCAACAGCGGCCAGGACGAACAGAATCTCGTCAGTGGCGTACGCGGTGGAGGAGAGCGCGTCAGAGGCGAAGACGGCCAGACCGACCGTCTTGCCAATGGCCTGTTCAGGGGCATCGGCGGTCCGAAGTGGGCGTCCGATCAGCCATGTTCGCCAGGAGTGAGGCGGCTGGTATTCTGCGGTCCGCCGCAAAACGGTCGTTCCGCTCTCTTTTTCGAGAGTAGGCACAGATTGTCTCACGGTACAGTGTGTAGGATCAGCGAGGCCGGTTGGTCACCGGGCGCCGAAGCGCCTGTTAAGGATGTTATCCCGGTCAACGTATTCCGTCAAGTTGGCAGGCCCAATGAAGACGTTCGCTCTCACGGATCTATTCGTATGATAGTATGGAGCACACAGGGCGTGGTGTTCAGTCAAACCGGCTCAATCTAGCCACTCTCCATGAGCCTGTCAAGTATTATTGCGTCCGGAGACAACCGGCACAATGCGCCCGAGATGGGAGGAGCCGATGAGCCTGCATGAAGGGATGACGTTTGAGGGAGCCTGGAAGGTGACCGAATCCGAGGCGGCCGACCGGCATGGCAACCCATTCGTTCATGTGCTCACCACGCCGGTTGTGGTCGAGTGGATGGAGGAGGTGGCGACGGCCGGTGTACAGCCACACCTCTTAGAGGGGCAGGGCACCGTCGGTAGTATCGTGAAGATGATGCACCTGGCGCCGACCCCGATCGGACTTGTGGTGAAGGTGACGGCGACGCTGACGCAGATTGATGAGCGGCATCTTGTCTTCCGGATTGAGGCGTTTGACGAGGTAGAGAAGATTGCCGAGTGCCGGCACGAGCGGGTCATCGTTGACCTTGCGCGCTTTCACAACAAGGCCGGTAGAAAGGCGAGAGGGACGGGAACCTCGTGAGTCAAACTGTTGGATCCACCGCTCAAGAGTTCCCTTGACAGTTTCCGCCGACGAGCAAATAATACCCCTCCAGACGTGAGGAACGTCTCGGAATGGCGAGGATGAGTTAAGCGTGGTGGCGAGTGGCATTCTCAAGATAGACGGATCGTACGGTGAGGGTGGCGGCCAGATTCTCAGAACGGCCCTGGCCCTGTCCGCCGTCCTTGGCAGGCCGGTAGAACTGTTCAAGATCCGGGCGGGCCGGAAGAAGCCCGGCCTACAACCGCAGCACCTTTCTTGCGTCAAGGTGCTTGCTGAGATTACCGGCGCTGAGGTGCATGGGGCGGAGCTCGGCTCTTCCCGCCTCCATTTTACCCCCGGGCCGATCACCGGAGGATCGCGTCGAATCGACGTCGGGACAGCCGGTGCAGTGTCGCTCGTGTTTCAGGCGATCCTTGCGCCGCTTGCATTTGCAGGGACGTCGTCGACGGTGACGATGACGGGCGGAACCCACGTTCCATGGAGTCCGCCGGCCCCATACATCTCCGAAATTTTCCTGCCGATGGTGGAGAGGATGGGACTGGCTGCCACCTGGCAACTGCAACGGGGCGGCTTTTACCCCAAAGGAGGTGGCGAGGTGCGAGCTGCCGTACAGCCGTTGACCAGGCTGAGTTCGATGGACCTCACGAATCGCGGAGCGCTGCTGGCTATCCGGGGTATATCAGCCGTAGCGGGACTCCCCATGGCGATTGCCGAACGACAGGCTGATCGGGTCCGATACCGGCTTGCCGACGCCGGGCACAAAATAGAGATTAAGATTGCCGAGCTCGATGCCGTCTGCCGTGGCGATACCGTGTTTGTATGGGCTGAATTCGAGAAGGTTCGAGCCGGATTTGGCGCGCTTGGCGAGCGTGGAAAATCCGCTGAGCGCGTCGCTGATGAGGCGGCGGATGCCCTGCTGAACTTTCTTGCCGGAAATGCCGGCGCCGACCCCCATCTAACCGATCAGCTTGCGGTACTGATGGCACTGGCTAATGGTCGCTCGGTTCTTACCATGGCGCGTGTGAGCCAACATCTGCTGACGAACCTCTGGACGATTCAGCAGTTTCTGCCGATAGGGGTATTGCTGGAAGGCCGGCTGGGTGGACCGGGCCGGCTCACTATCGACGGCATCGGTCTGAATGTCTCTTCATGCGGGGCGATGGCGGCGGCTCGCGCCTGAGGCGGCACATGGTAAGGAAGGCGGAGACGACCGATGTCCCGGCAATTGTACGCCTGGTGAATGTGTACGCCGGCAAGGGTGATCTCTTGCCACTGAGGTCGCAGGAGATCTACGATCGGATCGACGATTTCCACGTATGTGAGCAGGACGGACGGATTGTTGGGGTCTGCTCCCTTTTTGTTTACGGGACGGATCTGGCGGAGATCCGATCGCTGGCTGTCTGGCCGGAGTGCCAAGGGAAGGGGATCGGCCGGGCAGTGACCGAGGTCTGCATCGCCACAGCGAAGGACCGCCGGATCAGGCGAGTGTTTGCCCTGACCTACAAGCCGATGTTCTTTGAGCGCCTGGGTTTTCACGTGGTTGACAAACTCACACTGCCGGAAAAGGTGTGGAAGGATTGCCTTCAGTGCAGCAAGCTGTTCGATTGCGACGAGGTGGCGCTCCTCCTTGAACTGTAATGGAGATGGCAGATAGCCGCGATGAACCTACCCTTGGTCGGAGGACGTTATCGGATTTTTGCGGTTTCCGATGCAACCGGTACCACCGCAGAGTTGGTCGTCAGAGCCGCACTGGCCCAGTTTCAGACGGCGGAGATCGAGATTCTGCGTCTTCCCAATATCCGGACGGTGGGTGAGGTGCGACGTGCGATTGAGAGCGCTCAAGCGAGTAAGGGGATCATCGTGCATACCCTGGTGTCGGAGGAACTTCGCCAGGTCGTAGTACGAGAGGGACGGGAGCGGGGGGTAGAGACCATCGACCTGATCGGCCCGCTTCTGCTTCGCCTGAGCGACCTGCTGCGCATTCCGCCGCTCATGCAACCCGGTCTGTTTCGACAACTGGGACAGGAGTACCTTCACCGAATCGAGGCCATCGAATACACCGTCAAGCACGACGACGGCCAGGACCCGCTTGGACTCAACCGCGCCGATCTCACCCTGGTCGGTATCTCGCGAACCTCCAAGACGCCGCTCAGCATCTATCTGGCGGGAAAAGGGTGGCGAGTGGCAAACGTTCCGGTCATCCTCAATCTTCCGTTGCCAGGCCGATTAATGACGATCGATCAGGGTCGGATCGTCGGACTCATTGTTGCGGTGGATCGGCTGGTGGAGCTGCGGCGGGCCAGACTTGAACAGAAGCATGCGTCTGTTGCTGATGCCTACGCGAAGTTAGAGGAGGTGCGTGCCGAGCTTTCATACAGTCGATCGCTCTTTCGTAAGGCCGGCTGGCCGGTCATCGACATGACCAGCAAATCGATCGAGGAGGCGGCAAGTGAGATTCTGGCGCTCATTGCCGCGCCTGATACGCCGCAGCCGGCTGAGCGAAAGGGCGCCGACGCCTGTCGGAAGAGCGGTGGAAGGAAGTAACCTGACATCAACGGTCTGTCTCACAGCGATACAATCCGGGGAGATCGATGACAAAGCCGCAGGTCACGAAATCACAAATCAAGAAAGAGGCAAAGCAAAAGGCACAACGGGAACGGGCTGAGACGGAAAGAACGAAGCGTCGTCAGGGGCTTGGGGGGCGGATCGGGCTCTATGCTGCCATTGCAGCCGTCCTGCTGGTTGGCGGTTATTGGGGCTATGGTAAGATGACGGAGAAGGTGAGCTGGACCACTGTCCCGGTCCTACCGAGCCCTCACGTTCCCCTCGATATGCCGCATCCGCCATACAACAGCGATCCACCCACCTCAGGGCCCCATGCCCCTGGACTGGCTCAGTGGGGGATTCATACCGAGCCGGTCCCCAAGGAGATGCAGGTTCACAACCTCGAAGATGGCGGCGTGGCGATCAACTACTCCTGTCAGGATTGCCCTGACCTGGTCACGCAACTCACCACAATTGCCGAGCGGTACGATCGCGTCATCCTGGCGCCATATACCGGATTGGACCGGAGGATTGCGCTGACGGCATGGGGCAGGATCGATAAGTTCGACGAATTCGACGAGGTGCGCATCGTTAAGTTCATTAAAGCCCACATTGGAATCGACCACCACGGCAAGGGTGGCTAAACAGGATGTGGATCGATCTCTCTATGTAGATGTTTCAGTAATGCCTTCGAGACCCGTTTTGATTACGGACTCAGTACCGATCGTAGCCACAGAGTACCAGCCAGCAAAAGCTTTCGGTATTTACCAATGGTAATATTCCCGTGGAAGACATCGTACTGCTGGGCTTCGATCTTGAGTAACAGGCGGTAGTAAATGGCCCGCATGATTTCTGCGGCCAACAGCGATCGCGTATCCTCGGCCGCCAAGGCGGCTGAAGCGGCCTGGAAAAAGCCTCGGGCTCGCTCACATTGAAACCGCATCAGCTCCACGAAGGCATGATTGTACCGCCCAGCCAGCAGATCTTCTTCGGAATATCCAAATCGCTTCAGTTCATCCTGCGGAAGATAGATCCGTCCTCGTTGTGCATCAACCCCCACATCCCGGAGAATGTTGGTGAGTTGAAAGGCGATGCCCAATTGCTCGGCATAGATCTTTGCTTGCGGGTTGGTGTAGCCGAAGATTTCGATGCAGATAAGACCGACAATCGACGCCACGCGGTAGCAATACGGGTAGAGTTCCTCAAACGTAGCATACCTGGCACGTACAAGATCCATCTCCATGCCATTGAGCAACTCCTCGAAATAGACCTTTGGGATATTAAAACGGCGCGCGGCCTGACCGACAGCCATGATGACGGGGGGGCCGACGTTGTCCTGAAGGCAGGTATCGAGGGTGTGGCGCCACCGGGCAAGTTCGGCTGCCGGATCGCCTCCGGCTCTTGATTCGTCCACAAGATCATCACTTAGCCGGCAGAAGGCATACACGGCATAGATCGCCTCGCGTTTCGGCTTTGGGAGGAAAAGAAAGGCAGAAGAGAAATTTGAGCCGCTTTGCTTGGTGATCGTGCGGCTGTGAGTTCGAAGGTCGTCTACCTGATTCATAGACCGTATTATAGAAAAATCAGGTCACGAGAGCAACCGGCTGATTTTCGGTATCGGCGTGAGAGCGTTGCGGCGTGAAAAGGAGTTGACACTTCTACCTCTTCTGGCTCTATACTGATAGACCTTCGATCAAGAAATTATTGATATTTTGTCATACGTTCCGGAGAAAGGAGCACAGGATGGATTACCGGTCGCGAATCGGCATGATGTGCCGGACGGCAGTCGCGATTATCGCAATAAGCGCTTCTGCTGTAGGCGCGGCGGAGCAGGAGAACGCCATCGTCAAAGAGGAATTTTTGGTGCAGGGTAGGGATCAGGGAATCAAGCTGTTCGTTCGAGAGAAGCGACTTGCGAACTTACCGAAGATTGTCAAAGAGAATGTCATCCTGTTCGTTCACGGTCTCCCAGGTCCTGCCTCAGTCGTCTTCGACCTCCCTCTTCCCGGATATTCTTGGTTGGAGTATATGGCCGAACGCGGTTTTGACGCGTTTACCGTGGATATCAGAGGATTCGGACGCTCGACCAGGCCACCGGAGATGAAGGAATCTCCGGATCAGAACCTTCCCCTGGTTCGAGCGGATCAGGTGATGCGGGATATTGATGTCGCTGTCGATTATATTCGTTCCAAGCGAAAGGTGGACAAGGTCAGCATCATTGGACACTCCATCGGCGCCTCTTGGGCCGCCCTCTATGCGACACTGCATCCAGAAAAAGTGAATAAGTTGGTCATGTATGGGGCGATTTATGGGAAGAATTCTACCTTCGTCAGTACGTTCGGAGACACCACCAACCCGGACCGACCGTACCTTGAAATGGGTGCCTATCGCTATCTGCCTCGGAAGGAGATGCTTGAGCAGTGGGATGGATGGATCAAGCCTGAGTTGCAGGATGAATGGCGGGAGAAAGAAGTTGTCGACACCTGGCTGAACACGCTCTTCAACTCCGATCCTACAGCCAAACAGCGCACCCCGGAATCGATCCAGGTCCCAAACGGCCCGTATATTGATTGGCACGAAATCCATGCGGGTCGGTCGTTGTTCGATCCGGCGAGGATCAAGGCGTCGACTATGATCGTTCGAGGAAGCGCTGAAGAGTTGATGACCAACGAAGCGGCCGATGAACTCCTTCAGAAGCTGACATCGGCGCCATCCAAGCGGCGCCTGGACATCGGAGATTCAACCCACTACGCCATACTGGAAAAGAATCGTCTCCTGCTCTATCGAGGCGTGCAGAACTTTTTAGAGGAGTGAAACCGCGCATCGTCCTTGAAGCAAGGGAGGGCGATGCGCTATGATACGTGTGTTGAACGGCTGCTACGGTAGATAGTGTTCCCCTGTTGCGAATAATAATATGATGACTGATCGGCAAGATGTGAAAGGGACGGCATGATAGCGCAAGAGGAGTTTCGAGATCCATTTGAACGCATCAACGCTGAGGCGGCCAAGGCGCTGATCGAAAAAGGGGACATGGTCGTGGTGGATGTACGGGAGTCGGCGGAGTGGGGCCAGGGACATATCGCCGAGGCCGTGCATATCCCTCTTGGGACGCTCATGAGCCGCCCGCGCGAACTGCTCCAGCAAGATGGCATTATCTTTGTATGCTCCGAGGGGATCCGGAGCGCAGTGGCGTGTGAGGTCGCGGCGGCCATCGGCAGGACACAACTTTACAATCTTGAAGGCGGCACTACTGCCTGGCTCAAGCAGGGCTACCCCCTTACGCGATGAGTACGATCTGCATCGTATCGTCCGACTCCGTCCACTGATGCCTGCGCCGCCGCAGATCCGCTTCGGAACAGATGGATGGCGCGGGGTCATCGCCAGGGATTTCACCTTTCAGGGGGTTCAACTGGTGGCCGGCGCTGTGGCGGCAACCCTTCGAGCGAATCATCCTGAAGGCCATCATCTACTCATCGCCGTCGGTCACGATACCCGCTTTCTCTCTCGTCGATTCGCACAGACAGCAGCCAACGTCTTGGTCGCTCTCGGCGTAGACACTCGTCTCACAACCTCTCACGTTCCCACCCCTGTGTTGGCGTGCGCGATTCCACTCCTCACGGCAAGAGGTGGGGTGATGATCACTGCCAGCCATAATCCCCCATCCTATAACGGGATGAAGGTCCGCATAGCCGATGGTGGCGCCGCGACCACGACGTTCACCGATCGGATCGAGGCGGAGGTGTGCCGTCTCTCGGATGATCGTAGCGGATGTGCCGGCGGCGCCTTGCCTGCTGTAGACCGGACCAGTGTGGGCGCGATCGATCTGTTTGATCCCCTTCCACTCTATCGGGAGCGGCTGCGCACGCTAGTCGATATGGAGCGTATTGCTCACTCGGGTGTTCACGTTGTCATCGATTCGATGTACGGGGCGACGCAGGGTATTGTTGCGGAGCTGCTTCGACGGATCGGTCTTCAGGTGGAGGAGCTCCACGCAGAGATCAATCCCTGGTTCGGGGGGGTGTCTCCAGAACCGCTTGGCGCGAGCCTCGGAGAGCTCGCCGAACGGGTCAGGGGCCTGAACCGGTCACGAAAGATCGGCCTGGCCTTCGATGGCGACGGTGATCGTCTGGGGGCTATCGATGAGACTGGAACGTATGTCACGCCGCATCAGATCTTGGCGCTGCTGCTGCAGCATCTGGTGACTAGGCGCGGACTCTCCGGTACGGCGATCAAGACCTTTTCTACCACCACGATGATCGACCGGTTGGCCGCAAGTCATGGCTTGCGGCTTGCCGTCACCCCAATCGGGTTCAAGCATATTGCCGAGGTTATGCGACGGGAGCCGTTTCTGATCGGGGGAGAGGAGAGTGGGGGGATCGGGATTGCCGGACATATCCCTGAGCGGGATGGAATAGTCAGTGCGTTGCTGCTGCTGGAGTGTCTGGCGACCGAAGGGAAACCGCTCGGGGTGTTACTCCAGGAGCTGGAGGCGAAGGTGGGACCCCATTGCTATCGACGCCTGGACCTGAGGCTGGCTCGCCAGGAGGATGGATGTAAGCTTGGACAGCGCGTTGCCGGAGACCCGCCGACCCATATCGACGGGTGGCGAGTAAAAGAGGCGCAGACCCTGGATGGCGTAAAGCTGGTCGGGGCAGATGGCGGCTGGCTGCTCATCCGACCGTCAGGGACAGAGCCCGTGCTTCGTCTCTACGCCGAGGCGCCGACTCAGGGTCAGGTTGCTCGGTTACTCGACTGGGCGAAGGCATACGCGGATAAGATTCAGAGGGCCACGCCTTGAAGCACTGTCATACCGCGGCGCACGAAACCCCCCTCAATCCCTCTGTACAAAAGGGGGAGGTACGGAAACGGATAAGTATCCCCCCCTTTTTTTGAAAGGGGGGGGCGCGGCGGCGTATCAGGAATATCCCCCCCTTTTTGAAAGGGGGGTTAGGGGGGTTTGTCTGAGGCTGGTGGCTGAACGCTATTTTCTAAGGAATTACTCGTCCTATGATTAGTACTCTCAAAGTCAAACTGACCGAATCGCTTCTGATCGCCATCAAGCAGGCGGGCTTGGAAAGCGGGCTCCCGCAGGATGCTCCCGCACCGCTTACCTGGGAATATCCTGGCGACCCGGCTTTCGGCGATCTCTCAAC
The genomic region above belongs to Candidatus Methylomirabilis tolerans and contains:
- a CDS encoding phosphoglucomutase/phosphomannomutase family protein; this translates as MKAALLPGSSRATPLRDEYDLHRIVRLRPLMPAPPQIRFGTDGWRGVIARDFTFQGVQLVAGAVAATLRANHPEGHHLLIAVGHDTRFLSRRFAQTAANVLVALGVDTRLTTSHVPTPVLACAIPLLTARGGVMITASHNPPSYNGMKVRIADGGAATTTFTDRIEAEVCRLSDDRSGCAGGALPAVDRTSVGAIDLFDPLPLYRERLRTLVDMERIAHSGVHVVIDSMYGATQGIVAELLRRIGLQVEELHAEINPWFGGVSPEPLGASLGELAERVRGLNRSRKIGLAFDGDGDRLGAIDETGTYVTPHQILALLLQHLVTRRGLSGTAIKTFSTTTMIDRLAASHGLRLAVTPIGFKHIAEVMRREPFLIGGEESGGIGIAGHIPERDGIVSALLLLECLATEGKPLGVLLQELEAKVGPHCYRRLDLRLARQEDGCKLGQRVAGDPPTHIDGWRVKEAQTLDGVKLVGADGGWLLIRPSGTEPVLRLYAEAPTQGQVARLLDWAKAYADKIQRATP